In the genome of Phragmites australis chromosome 9, lpPhrAust1.1, whole genome shotgun sequence, the window AGTTGCTGAAGTTGGCGTTTCAGAAGTTACTTGAGAGAAAGAAGAGTCCTGGAGATCATATAAAGCAAGACAGCAAATTAGCAAGGAAAATACAGGGAGCAGCACAAGTACCAAACAGCTCGCAATCAACAACCAGTActacaaaagagaaaaagaaatttgAACTAACCATAGATTCTTGAAACTCAGCTCCAAGATAACCGCTGGTTGTACGAAGCCTATTATCCAAGAGTAAATAATATGCAACTGTCGCCTGCAAAGCCAAACTGTGTCCTGATCCCATAAAAAACAACCAAAAAGGGCAACAGAGTAAAGCAATTACCTCATTTTGCAACCTGTTTTGCAGAGATTCAATGAGCTGATTCTTGTCAAAACCCATCTTGATAACATCATTAAGAGTTTCCTCGTCGAGctacaaaattcaaaatgaaatcATATCATTCactgaagtagcaaaagcagcATAAGGCTCCCACCTCTGCACACCCAAACACACACCTAAGTGCACAAAAAAGGGGAGAATAGATATTCCATTAAAGCAAAGGTTTCAAAAAGGTAACTAGCCCAAATCCTCAAATTGATATACAATATCATCAGCATACCTTTTTAACTTGCTGTGCAGTGTCTGGAGGCGGCACAGCCAAATAGCGTGGAAGCCGAATCTTAAACCACGCATGTTCACGGATTTCACGTATGGTGATCCTTTTCATTGGATCAACAACCAGCATTCTGGGAATCAAATCCCTCGCTAAAGGTGACAAATGACTAGGAAGGGTATATATCCCACCCTACAATTACATAAAAGAGTTTACTGAATACATATTAAGAGGAAATCAGACAAACTCTTTCAGGTAAATTACAATGATTCTTGCTAACCTTTATTTTCTTAAAAAGGTTTGGAATATTCTCATCATCAAATGGAAGAGTACCACATAGAAGAGCATAAAGAATAACGCCGCAGCTCCAGACATCAACTTCAGGGCCAGCATATAGTTTACCAGATATGACCTAAACAGTGAGGAAAAACTGTATGGTGGGAGTGTGTGACACATAACAAGTCATCTACATATATGTAACCATGAAGAATGCTTAAATGCAAATCATGCTAGATGTATACCTCAGGTGCTGCATAATTCGGGCTACCACAGCTTGTCTTTAGAAAGTGACCATCATGCATAACATTACTTAAGCCAAAATCTGCAATCTTAACATTCCATTTTGAATCCAAAAGAAGATTCTCTGGCTTCAGATCACGGTGAACCACCATGTTTCTATGGCAATATTCAACACCAGATATGATCTGTACAAAAGGTCAAGGAAGAAAAAAACTATCATTCCATGCTCAATGAACTGAACGAAGACAGATAATCAATTTGTTGACTACAATATGACAAACGCATGACAGTTAGCGGATTTAAATGACTTGTTTGTTTGCAGAACAGCTCAAGCTAACCATCATACTACAGTTCGAACCAGGGATTAAAATGTATCATGCAATCTTTGGCATGAACTTAGAAATATGGAAGAAAGCTTACCTGCTGGAAAAAGCGgcgagcttcttcttcttgcagTCTTCCCTTCTCAACAATGTAATCAAACAACTCACCAGATTTAACATACTCCATAACAACGCAAATATCAGCAGATGTATCTATCACCTCATAAAGGCGTATGATATGAGGATGCATAAATAATCTCAGTATCTTGATTTCTCTCTTCACTGCAAGTAATTAATGTAAGAATTAAATTGAGCACTTCATCAAAGTAAAGAATGCAAGACATCAAATGCGAGCTCTTCATCAAAGACCAAAACTACCAAGCAATAGAGTATATGTTGATTTCCAAATTTATAGACATTAACTTCCACGAAACCATAGTGGCTGGTCGTTTGTGATTAAACATTTTAGACCCAATAGTCCAAAATTGTCCATGCGCATTACTGAAGCACTATGCACACAAACAAGATTGTACAGTTTATGCCTTGatcgaaaaaaaaagaagaacatGTGCAATCATTCAACTACAGGCACTCCTGCATTCTACAAATTATGAAATCTAGTATACTTTACAGAGAAACATGTAATGGCTCCGGAGGATTATTTTGTAAGGAACTTTGATGTTTAGTCTATATACACTGCACAAGCTTCAGAAGCACAAAACAATGTTCAGCACAAAAGGAACAAGCACCAACCTTTCTCTTCCATCTCCATGCTTGTGACCTTCCGGCGGTTGAGGATCTTGATTGCCACTTTATGGCCTGTCAATATATGTTCCGCGATCTTCACTTTACCAAATGATCCAATCCCCAGGGTTTTGCCAATTCGATAGCCGCTCAAAGGGTTCGCATCTCTTCCAGCTCCTTCCATCGCGTACCTAAATCACAACCAGGGCATATCATATTAGTTTGAGGGTAAAATAATAAATAGCGTTGAAGGTATATGAACTGAGCACAGTGAATAACTACAACTCCTTCACACATCACTGGTTGGATCTAGACGATTTAAACATGAGTGATTTCACTTCGAGCCAAACAAATAATCTACTCCGCGCAAAGCGAACCAAATTCCCTTGCAAACTCCTCAAAATTACTTGCCGAAACTATCCGCATCCAATAGGAGTCAAAAAGCGAGGCCAAAGCGCCCCAACCCCACCACACGCACACGGCACACCCGAACCGCTAGCACGCCATCCCACAGACGCGAGCCCTCGGATCTGGCGGAGCGAGGACGACCCCTGGAATATCTGTCTGAGAGAAGTGGGACGGGAAACAGAGCGTAGATTCACAGCTCAAACACCCAAACGCGCAGCCTAATTCGCAGGTCGGGTGGTCGAGGGAGGAAACGGAGGATACGACGGGCGCAGAGGGGAGGTAGGGCCCTACCTCACCGTAGGCGAGCCGCAGCGAGATGGATCCCGCCCGCCGTAGcaggtggcggcggcagcggcggggaGGGCAGAGGCGTCTCGCGGCGGATGCGGTGGGTGGAGGCGAGGccgggagggagggggagggagaaatGCGCCTGAGCCGAGAGAGAGGATCTGTTCATCCTCTGACATCACTGCAGAGGATCTCTTtccgagagggagagagaggtgttTTCACGTGGGGCCCATGGAGGCAGGGGGCCACGAGAGGGCTCACGGCCGCTCGCGCCGCGCGGAGATTCGTGCTGCGGGCGGAAACCTTCTTTTTTTGAATATGCGGGCGGTGGCTTGAAGCGACCCGACACGCCGTTTGGCCCCGAGGGGGGGACGGTTTGGCGTTTCGGTTGGTGGGCGTGGTGGCGTCGGATTGGCCGCGCGCGCGGCAATAACTTGGCAGGTAGATCTCTGGCTCGTCACGGTCTCCTTGCCCCCATTGGCTACGTGACGCGCGCGCCGCCTTGTCTCTGTTTCACGCAAAACTGATACTACTACATAGCATAACGTGACACCTagcattttatttctttctttattttctcatccatGATTTTTTCTAACTTATTCATACATTTTATAACAAATTATACCATATTTCACATCATAGATGGGATCCAACCCTTAAATATATAAGATCTCGTAGCATTATCTTCCCTGTTTCATCGGATGTAGTACCGCTTCTTTGCATCACACGACAATCGTACTCTTGACCTTGGTGGTTGGTTGGTAGTGTAACAGGGGCggaaaataaaaaactatttatatatttttattttcgaaatttgcaaaaaatatatctattttcaaaatttaagaTCTATACGCATATCGCCAAGAACATATTATTTGTTCAACCGGAGATAGGTCTATATAACATGCCATCTGTTCAATTAAACAGGCGACATTATTATTTCCATCTGAATTGCTCCAGCGTGCACGGAACGGAGCAGCTTGACTTGCTTCAAGTAATTACATCTGCTTCCCGGAGATCAACTCACTGCCTCACTCAACCCACCGGGCTTACAGTTGCGACACCATGCCCGTGCACTACGCATAAAAAGCACGAAGCAAGACGCGTAACTTGCGATGAAAAGAGGTGCTTCACAGACTCAAATGCCAGAGCCATCCCATTACAACAAGAACCTTCCTCTTAATTTGAAATTGGCAATCAGAAAGTACTCCGTATGATATCCCAAAAAAAATGGCAACCAGAACGCTGTCATTGTTTCCTGGAGACGAACCACGCAGCTTACTGCCTCTAGTATCAGTCAATATACTCTGAAACCACTAGAAGATATCAAAACTGCTGTGGCAGTCAAAAATCAAAATTGCTCACTGGCACTCGCAtagaatccaaaaaaaaaaaaaacaacttatCATGAGCGAGCTTCTGATTTCAGCACTCGAGCTACAAGTCTGCAAAGAAGTCTGCTCCGGGTCTACTTGAATTCTGACCCTCACCTGTCTTTTTACTTCTTTATCCTGAAATCCACCGAGaagagagaaaataagaaaCAGCTTTCAGAGAAGAAAAGGTTAACACAGCAAGCATGAGATAGGAACACTGTTATCATGCTGATGGCGCACTGCATAACTCAATACAAAAGCAAAATTGCATGTTACCTTTCGAAGAGCTTGGCTCCATATCTACATCCATCTCGTCACAGTCGCTATCATCACTACCAGATTCTACTaattcaccaccatgaactAACTGTGGGCCATTCAAGAGTTCTTGCAAGTCCCACAGCTGCGTACAAACAAGACATCAAGTCAGATTAACGGTGCGCAAAATGCGGAGAGAGGTGAATGGGTCACCTTCAGCATTTTATAATGTGAAATGATGCCTAGATATTTCCTATTGTTTAAGAAAGCTGCGTATTTCTTGAGCCTACATTTACTATCAAATCGACAAAACATACCAACGGCCTCAATTGGATATTCTGAATGCTTAGCAAGTGGCTGGATTATCCTATTTGGTAAGATACCCACTAATCTGCGAAAAACATGGATGACTTGTTAGAGCAACAATCAAGATTACTAGGCAGTGGTTAAGAGAAGTTGTTAATCCAAAGCACCGTGATAAATTTCAAACCTGATCACACCGTCTGATGCACCAGAAATCGGAGTGTCTTCATCCAGCTAAAACAAAAAGGCATGCGTCAGAAGACTGAAAACGCAAATATGTCAGCAATGAACTATCATAAGGTTTGGGTCCTACTAACCTTCAGCGTTGTATCGACATACTGTGTGTGTCCCAGAAAGCGGTCACTAACCACAAAAGTGCATGTCATTACACAACTTTAGACCACATCACTTGCAGACTTAATTGGGTCTAAACCACAGATAGTGAAAGACGAAGCAGACTTGTGCCAACATTTTAGAGTGGTATGATTAGGAAACTCTTAATGTTATACGTCAAGATCCTTCTAAATGGTTTACTAATCAGTAATAATGAGACGATTTCAAATGGATCTTGTACACTGCAACTATTGAAGCAAGTAAATTACACGTGAACCAATAAACCTGAgcttatcaaatttcagtcaggGAGAACAAAATGACCCCACCATTGACAAAGACAATGATGATCAGTCTAAATATTAGTAGGAAACATATAGCCACTATTTCAGCATCATAATATCAGAGAAAACCATATCAAGAGAAACTCATGTGTGTTTTTACGGGCGTCATTTCTAAAGTGGAATATCACCAACAGCTATCACTACAGGCAAAACCTTGTTATGTATAAGATAACGAGAAATAGCATTACATAACAATGAAATATAGTTAATGAAGTTAATCAAATGTAACATTATATTTCTGCTGCTGGTGTTAAACTGATGAAATCATGGTTACGTGCAATCCTTAAAGTATCCCCACGAGTATTAACAATACAATTTACTATGTTTCAATCGACTGAAATTAGATCTTTGTTTTACTCGACGTATTGTCCATCCGATCGTCCGATCGTGTGTTTGTTTTTTATCTGTACTCAGTTAGAGATTTTTGTGTCATGCAATAGAAAATTGTATATGTCTctattatagaaaaatattgtttacttgtaaaatagttttttttgtcAACCATTAGATCTTCATCGATTACTTTTGTCAAGTAAAAAATACCCTTATTTTTACTGGATTGAAAATTAACAACTTCCACAACAATAGTGCTTCACTTGGAGTTCCACAAACAACCTTTGCGTGGCTGAACCGGGCACGCATAAACGGGCTCCAAAGAAGGCCTAATCCGCTTTCGTTGAAGGCCTAGTGAGCCCACAAAATTGCATCTCCTTTGAATATGGTGACAACTGTCAGCGGCGACTGGCAGTTCACTGTTCTCACCCCGACTAGCCCATACAATATCACGAGCACTTGTGTTACTGTGTGGGTCTCAGTGTTGTACTGTTGTCACCCCAGTCCATGTTCGTGAAAAACGCTGTAGCTATTTTGTTCGGGAAGTGCATACGTACAAACAGTGACAGCGACCAGGACTCAGGTGCCGTCAATCTCTCTGTAGAAGCCCAGGCCAAAGTCGCCGAACCACCATGTGATGACATGAAGCATGCAGCTTAGCATCAAAAGGCACACGAAACGAGACACCCGTCCGCCCGTCCACTCACCTCCTCCTGAGCGGCTGACTGGCTGAGCCCCTGACCGCTGGCCAATGCCACACGGCGCGCCAATCCACCGCCCCGCCCACGTGAGCACAGGCAGGCAGGCGGGCGGGCGGACGCAGCGGCAAACCTGAGCACCAAGTACGTCCCGCCTTTTGGCGCACACCTGCGACTGCGACTCCGTGCCCGCCTGCCTTCCTGCCGTCTCCTCTCTTTTCCACGCCCGTGCGCCGGGCGTCGTACCACCCACACGTTCTCGCGTGGCCTCGCGTGGGCTGCTGCCCCCGCAGCGGCGCACCGCGCGGGGCTTGAGCCCTTGGGTCTTGACCGGGCCGCGCGCGGCAGGGGCGGATGGGCGCGCGGCAGGGGCGGATGGGAGGACGGGCAGGGGCAGACAGCGGCACTGTGCGCGCTTTCTTTTCttccgcctccaccgccgcccaTCAGGGTGCCGTGCCAGGGtttttatatgatattattttactaaaacattgtaaaaatatagttttaaactgaaaaattgtaaatataggtgATAGTCGGCACTTTGATTATCGGCTAACCACCTATCGACAATCAAAATGCTAATATTCTATTTGGTACGCATATGGATATGGACACAATAGCCTATCGACACACCAAAAGCCGACATGATCAGTTGTTACTTCACATGCCATCAGACCTTACTGCTAGATCCATTGGTTATCTTCGTAGTTCAATGCAGAGTGGGATTTATCGTCACACATAACACCAATAGATTCTGTCAGTGGGATATGTCGGCACACGAAGCGCTAACCGGTGATGTGAGCTTTTAGTGTGCCGACAGACCTCCGCCGTGCCAAAATGGGATGTCAGCAATCCGATTACGTATAGATGGCTTGTCGGCAATCGAAATACCAAATGTCACATATATCTGCATTTTTCATTTTACATTATGTTTTAaaatattctaataaaaatattatttaaaaaatcaccgACCCGTAGGGCCGCGCGCATGCGCTTGGCTAGATCGTGCTGCGCGACTCGGCGCATGCTACGTACGCTGGTAAAAGAGTGCCGCCCTGCGCCTGCTCGTGGTGGATTGTTCTGTCGATGTCACGACCTCACGTACGCTAGTGTAGAAGGAAAGGCAATGGCGTGGGTGCATGGATGATTCGTTTTTGTGCTTCTTCTCTGTGAAAGCGTGGGAGCTTGGAGTGTGAAACGTGGGAGGAGCTTCAACCACTGTGAAAAAAGCTCGAGCACTAGATAGAGTACTTTCTGGAAACAGAGCTCAGTTTGCTTTCAGCCCGCTGGAAAATGGAATTTACGATTGCATCCCTGTGACGATTAACAGTCTCCGATTTTCAGGAAGGTCGAAAGCATTGTCGATCTAAATTGTGGAGATACTGACAATGCGTCACCTCACCAATTTGGTACCCTGCTACGTACTATAAAGTTCTCCACATCTAGGGTATCCAGCCGGCAGCTGTCCTGGGGCAGTCAGAAGAGATCATACCGCGAAatacattttctttcttttcctgtgGATATCACTTCGACGGCATTCAGGTGTTTTCTCCTATTCTTTTCTGATCCCCTAATTTGCGCCATGACCCTAGCGTGTAGCTTCCTGAAGGCCTAGCCATTAGCTAGTACACTTTTTTAAGAAGGAATTTCTTTATTCAGTCTCGTTATAAGTTATATACTCAACCatctattattatattattttactGTTGCTATAAATAGAGTGTCTACATACAGCACAAATTCAAAACCAACTTCTACCATGTTTTTATGAAAGTACATATAGCaaaccattaaaaaaaaattattagtaaACATCCACACATACTTGACGAATATCTTCGTAACGATAGTCTCTGGCACGCGGCATACTCATCTCATCTTCTCTCTTGCATCCTCCTTCTGAAGCAACGTCTAGGAGCGTATCCAATGGATCCCCTTAAAAATTACCTGCATATAAGAGTTTGATTTTGCTTTGTCAAATACAATATCATTCATACTCAGGTAgcttaaaataaaatagatgcTCCAACCAAGATCTGATATCTAACATTAGAGTCTACATTATATATCAAGAACAAAAATATATCTTACAGTATAAGATGGTATAACTTTTGTCAATAGTGGTGTTTCCCGTCAAATAGTTTGTTCTGGAAGGCCATTCCCCCTGGGCAGACAGCACCCAAGTAGGGCATGGTATAGTGTGAGCCAACGGAAACAAGATGGggtgggggaggagggagggcaAAGGTGGCAATGTTGCCATGGAGGGAGAGGCAGGCGGTGTCGTCAAACTCGTCTTGCTGGTTGTCACGGCAGGGGAGATCTTAGCCAAGATAATTTCCCGATGAACAGAGTAGAAAATTGGCCAAAATTCCCGTTCTTTCTTACCATTTCCCCATGGAAAGAGGAAACCCCCGTACACTTGATGAGTGGGACGTATAAACTATAAAGCAGGACGGAGAAGCGAAGACCGATGCAAAAGTGCAGCGAGATTTATGACCAAACTCGGCTACGCACATAATCACGGTCACACGGACAGAGTGGCAAAAGGAAAAGAGACTTGAATATGGCTAAGGCACGGCCTTGGTGCTTTCGTTGACCGCTAAGGCCAGGACCATCTTTTTGCGACAAACCCATGTGCCAATAACAAGCAATGGCATCACAGCATACCACTCTCAGTCTCAACTCAAGTCCTAACTCTTCAGTCTTCGCTTGGAATTCTTGTCGCTAGTCACAACTACATGGCTCACACAAATCATCGTCACAAGTTACAGCAACATAATTACGTACAGAGATCAATGAATGCAACTATGCAAGTTCATGCCCAAacaattgcatgcatgcatgcacgctcGAGAATCCGAGTTCAGAGCAAAAAGCAGCACAGCGCTACAGTAGCGGGCCTAAGCATCCCTGCAGGCCAGAAACGCCTCGTCACCTCTCCCCTGTTCACTCGGCGTATCGAGCTCTCCGCGGCGGCGGATCTTACGCGGGAGACGTTGTCGGGGCAGACACCGACGCCCGCGTCCGGCACGACGGCCTGGTCGGTGACGCACAGCCCCGGGTTACCGCTCAGGTCGAGGTTCCGCCCGAGCTGCCTCAGAAACGCGCCGTCGAACGGCACGACGCCGTCCAGCCCGTTCTTGCTTAGGTTCAGGTGGTAGATCCGCTTGAGCCGGCTCAGCCCCGCCGGGATCCTCCCGGTGAGGTTGTTGTTCTCCAGCGACAGCGTCGTCAGGCTCGACAGCAGGCCGAACGTCTCCGGTATCGAGCCCGAGTAGCCGGAGTTGGCCAGCCGGAGCTCCTGGAGCCGCGCGATGTTGCCCAGCTCGGACGGCAAGAGGACGCCCATCGGGTTGTTCTCCATGATCAGGTACTGCAGGTCGCGGAGGTCGGAGAGGCCGGCGGGGAGACGACCGCGCAGCCCGTTGTTGCTTAACGCCAAGAAGGCGAGAGATTTCAGGCGGGTGATGGTGTCCGGCACCCCTCCGGTGAGGTTGTTCGAGCTCAGGTCCAGCTTCTGCAGCTGGGCGAGCTCGCCGAGCCGGCTCGGGATGGGGCCGGAGAAGGAGTTATAGCTGAGGTCGAGGCCGACCAAGCCTCGCAGCTCGCCGAGCCGGCTAGGGATCGGGCCGGTGAGCGAGTTGTAGCTGAGGTCGAGATGCACGAGGTTCTTGAGCTCGCCGATGCCCTGCGGGACCTCGCCGCGGATCAGCGCGTTCTGGGAGACGGTGAGCACCTGGAGCGACCAGAGGCTGGCCAGCTGCGGCGGCAGCGTGCCGGACAGCGACGGGTTGGAGCGGATGCTGAGCTGCTGCAGACGGGACGCGGAGAGGTTGGACGCCGGCGGCAGGGTGAATGCGGTGGTGGCGTCCGGGTTCTTGAAGCAGTCGACGAGGAACAGGGCCTGGAGGTGGGGCAGCGCGAACGCGCCGAGCGGAAATGCCGCCGTGTCCTTGCACGTCGGGTTGGGCGGGACGCCGAAGTCGAGCCGCGCGACGTGCATCCGCggcgcggcgccgccgcccggcGCCGGTTTGCACTCGAGCCCCGGCCACGGCGAGCTGCACGggtcggcgccggcggccgggcGCCATTCGCGGTCGGAGGAGACGGCCTCCATGACGCGTAGCAGCGCCTCTCTCTCGGCGGGGTCCATGGTCGCGGCGGCCAGGGAGAAGAGGAGGCACAGGACAATGGCGAGGGTGTAGGAGGAGGACGGTGCCATGATGGCCCCGCTCTGTGCCGTGGTCTGCTGCGCGCGCGCGTGTggctctgcctctgcctctgcctctgctgCGGGGTGGTGGCTGTCTCGGGTTTCGCTTTTGGGGGCCGTCGATGGTTTTAAAGCCGGGGGCAGGGGCGAGGAGGCAGCGTTCACGTCGAATGCGGACACACTGTGTACAGCAGGAGAGGACAgtgtgtgcgtgcgtgcgtgtgttGGGGGATCACTGTTGCAAGTAAATGAGCGCTGAGGAACAGCCACATGTTCTGTTGTTTCCCCTTCAAAAAGTAGCATTTCTTTTGCATTTGTTGATTCGTTGATCCTTTGCTTGTCCGAAAAGCAATTTCACCCTAAACTTAAGATGCTTATCTTGGCTCTGGTGAGCCTGCGGACACCTTCCATATTAACCGCTGTCAGATCCGCCTTCCCGTTCGCCATCCTCCACCCGCAGACTCGTTACAACTCGCACCAATAGCGGCATGAGATTTGATACCTAAGGCCGGGCTGTTTGTGTTTTGAAGCAAGAAGCTTGCTCATACCAAAACTAAGTCATGTTAAATTGGGACAAATAaagtaatatttgatttgatacTGAGTTAAAAGGTTGGGTTGTCCATGTTTTTGACTAAGAAGCTTGCCTATGCCAAAACTAGGTTATATTAAAATCGGGACAAATAGAGTAGTATTTAGTTTGAGATCGAGTTAAAATTTTGGTCGGCCAAAAATCAAGATAGCCGTTTCGTGCATCAAAATATCGTCTACCtgtactataaaaaaaattagactacTAAATTTTAAGGTACAACCAAATTTTAGCCTTAGTTCAAACAAAAGCCAAATTTTATAAACTAGCCAACTTTTGGTTTGGCTTCTTGAAGTCAAGAACCAAACAACCcttaaaattctaaaacttttgtCATGGTTTGCCACATTCTTGCTACAAGTCTGCCGTGCCACAACTTTTATGGCAGAGAAAATAGCCGCCACAACTTTTATGGGGATAAAACAGTCACCACAACTGTAGTAAATTTGATAGGAAAATAAGTTGTTGGCACGTGGATCTTGCAGAAGAGAAAGTTTGACATTCTTTAGAGCATCGCTCCCTATTCTCCTACATACGAAGCTCCCTATGCAGATTTCACTCCTTATTTATCGGTGCACTCCAACTAACTCTCTAAATTTGGCTCCCTATATTCAACTGTTTCAAATTTAAATAGCATCAGTTCTAATGACAATATTCCTAATGGCTATATTTCCAACAACTATATTTTCAACGGCCATAACTCCAACCGACGGTCATATtccaacggctatatttttTGTTCTATATATGTACGTCTATTCACTGATTGCTAGACCAAGCCATTCACCTTGTAGTTCCTTCTCTACCCGAAGTCATTGTGCTCGTGGAAGTAATCATGAATTCTTTGCCAATACGTACTATAAGATTATTCATTGCTTTGAATGATATCCATACTGATTTCTAGCCATACTGACACCAACAAATTGTCCTCCTtctcattgattttttttctattcttgtTTGATTTCACGGGCGATGTAGCTTGCACATGTGTTGTTTCCTAAGTTCTTATTCCTTAGGTGGACTTTCAAATTAGTTGTCTCCCAAAAAATTATCATTGGTACCCATGTTTTGCTCACTCAATAATTCCGTATAGCTTTCCATTCGAATGAGCACCCTGCAACGAAAAAACAGAGATCACATAACTATAATTCATGAAACAATCAAGCGCGTGTGCACGCACGCGCACgcgcacacacatatatatgtgtgtgtatatgttcAGTTTAGTTTgccctggtttaatttagttcAAAGAGGCAATTGAAAAACAAATGCATATATGTTCTATTCACAAGTGAagtgaagggatcagtgacgttctGAGAggagagtgaattaggacacttagtaCTATTTCGGTTCCAA includes:
- the LOC133929887 gene encoding receptor like protein 29-like, whose translation is MAPSSSYTLAIVLCLLFSLAAATMDPAEREALLRVMEAVSSDREWRPAAGADPCSSPWPGLECKPAPGGGAAPRMHVARLDFGVPPNPTCKDTAAFPLGAFALPHLQALFLVDCFKNPDATTAFTLPPASNLSASRLQQLSIRSNPSLSGTLPPQLASLWSLQVLTVSQNALIRGEVPQGIGELKNLVHLDLSYNSLTGPIPSRLGELRGLVGLDLSYNSFSGPIPSRLGELAQLQKLDLSSNNLTGGVPDTITRLKSLAFLALSNNGLRGRLPAGLSDLRDLQYLIMENNPMGVLLPSELGNIARLQELRLANSGYSGSIPETFGLLSSLTTLSLENNNLTGRIPAGLSRLKRIYHLNLSKNGLDGVVPFDGAFLRQLGRNLDLSGNPGLCVTDQAVVPDAGVGVCPDNVSRVRSAAAESSIRRVNRGEVTRRFWPAGMLRPATVALCCFLL
- the LOC133929283 gene encoding serine/threonine protein kinase OSK1-like: MSEDEQILSLGSGAFLPPPPSRPRLHPPHPPRDASALPAAAAATCYGGRDPSRCGSPTVRYAMEGAGRDANPLSGYRIGKTLGIGSFGKVKIAEHILTGHKVAIKILNRRKVTSMEMEEKVKREIKILRLFMHPHIIRLYEVIDTSADICVVMEYVKSGELFDYIVEKGRLQEEEARRFFQQIISGVEYCHRNMVVHRDLKPENLLLDSKWNVKIADFGLSNVMHDGHFLKTSCGSPNYAAPEVISGKLYAGPEVDVWSCGVILYALLCGTLPFDDENIPNLFKKIKGGIYTLPSHLSPLARDLIPRMLVVDPMKRITIREIREHAWFKIRLPRYLAVPPPDTAQQVKKLDEETLNDVIKMGFDKNQLIESLQNRLQNEATVAYYLLLDNRLRTTSGYLGAEFQESMDSSFSQVTSETPTSATELRQHGLMESPGFGLKQHFAAERKWALGLQSRAHPREIITEVLKALQELNVCWKKIGHYNMKCRWSPGCFETMMHNGHGFGVESTIIETNDLMEKSTHIVKFEIQLYKTRDEKYLLDLQRASGPQLLFLDLCSAFLTQLRVL